A DNA window from Nitratidesulfovibrio sp. contains the following coding sequences:
- the rpoN gene encoding RNA polymerase factor sigma-54: MALELRQQLKLTQQLVMTPQLQQAIRLLQLSRLELVETVQQEMLENPFLEEAQDEAPQVEVPDPREAATAAADVAYDREIARDADWEDYLGDFASTSRQSTVRESEMPEEMTSFEARYAAKPSLEGHLMWQLRLSSLTERQKDIGEVIIGNIASSGYLHATVDDIAEMAGVAPAEVEPVLHAVQRFDPVGVSARTAQECLLVQIEMLGYTRDRVLVELVRDHLEDLEKRRYKPLLRKFRLTMEDLKEYLDLIQTLDPMPGASYGGGDPQFVSPDVYVYKYDDDFIIMLNEDGLPHLQLSTMYERSAAAAASAGEREYFQEKMRSASWLIKSLYQRQRTLYKVVESIVKYQRGFFEDGVSRLKPLILKDIADDIGMHESTVSRITTSKYVATPHGIMELKFFFNSALDLDDGSQVGSESVKALIKKLISGEDPHDPLSDERIGEILKEQLKVNIARRTVAKYRTAMDIPSSSKRKELF, translated from the coding sequence ATGGCATTGGAACTCAGGCAACAGCTCAAGCTCACCCAGCAGCTGGTGATGACGCCGCAACTGCAACAGGCCATCCGGCTGTTGCAGCTTTCGCGACTGGAGCTTGTCGAGACGGTGCAGCAGGAGATGCTGGAAAACCCGTTTCTGGAGGAAGCCCAGGACGAGGCGCCCCAGGTCGAGGTGCCCGACCCGCGCGAAGCCGCCACCGCAGCTGCCGACGTTGCCTACGACCGCGAAATCGCACGCGATGCCGACTGGGAAGATTACCTGGGCGACTTTGCCAGCACCAGCCGCCAGTCCACGGTGCGCGAATCGGAAATGCCCGAGGAGATGACCTCGTTCGAGGCCCGCTACGCCGCCAAGCCCTCGCTTGAAGGGCACCTGATGTGGCAGTTGCGCCTGTCCTCGCTTACCGAGCGCCAGAAGGACATCGGCGAGGTGATCATCGGCAACATCGCTTCCTCGGGCTACCTGCATGCCACGGTGGACGACATCGCCGAAATGGCGGGCGTGGCCCCAGCCGAGGTGGAGCCCGTGCTGCATGCCGTGCAGCGCTTCGACCCCGTGGGAGTGTCCGCGCGCACGGCGCAGGAATGCCTGCTGGTGCAGATCGAGATGCTGGGCTACACGCGCGACAGGGTGCTTGTGGAACTGGTGCGCGACCACCTGGAAGATCTGGAAAAGCGCCGCTACAAGCCGCTCTTGCGCAAGTTCCGCCTGACCATGGAGGACCTGAAGGAGTACCTGGACCTCATCCAGACCCTGGACCCCATGCCCGGCGCCAGCTACGGCGGCGGCGACCCCCAGTTCGTCAGCCCCGACGTGTACGTCTACAAGTACGACGACGATTTCATCATCATGCTCAACGAGGACGGCCTGCCGCACCTGCAACTGAGCACCATGTACGAGCGGTCCGCCGCAGCGGCCGCATCCGCGGGCGAACGCGAATATTTCCAGGAAAAGATGCGCTCTGCCTCGTGGCTCATCAAGAGCCTGTACCAGCGCCAACGCACGCTGTACAAGGTTGTGGAATCCATCGTGAAGTATCAGCGCGGCTTTTTCGAGGACGGGGTTTCGCGCCTGAAACCGCTCATCCTCAAGGATATCGCCGACGACATCGGCATGCACGAATCCACCGTCAGCCGCATCACCACCAGCAAGTACGTGGCCACACCGCACGGCATCATGGAGTTGAAGTTTTTCTTCAACAGCGCGCTGGATCTGGACGACGGCAGCCAGGTGGGTTCCGAAAGCGTCAAGGCCCTGATCAAGAAGCTGATCAGCGGCGAAGACCCGCACGACCCCCTGAGCGACGAGCGCATCGGCGAAATTTTGAAGGAACAGCTCAAAGTCAATATTGCCCGCCGGACCGTTGCGAAGTATCGTACTGCCATGGACATTCCCTCCTCTTCCAAGCGGAAGGAGCTGTTCTGA